From the genome of Pyxidicoccus trucidator, one region includes:
- a CDS encoding aminomethyltransferase family protein, with translation MEPLSLHFLHEATGARFMEVGGREAVAGYGDAEGEYRAAHEAVALHDASYREILRITGEDRSSFLHGMVTQEVKGLPVGSATYAAMVNAKGAMVADARILKREADLLLDLEPGTGAKVREFLDKYLISEDAELHEATGELALLRLLGPRTAGVLATLLGGAFEPLAHHAVRPGSLAGQDVWLVGSTAVEAHGVDVWVSRAGLEPVWRALTEAGAAHGLKPLGFEALELLRVEAGVPRYGQDMVDTTIPLEANLAGAISYNKGCYIGQEVIARATFRGHMNRKLAGLLLGDADVAPGTELRRGEKKVGWLTSVVRSPVKGQQVALGYVHRDSLEPGTELTLAGGPATAKVAALPFNA, from the coding sequence ATGGAACCGCTGTCTCTGCATTTTCTTCACGAGGCGACGGGCGCCCGCTTCATGGAGGTGGGCGGCCGTGAGGCCGTGGCCGGGTATGGAGACGCGGAGGGAGAGTACCGGGCGGCACACGAGGCCGTCGCCCTCCACGACGCCTCCTACCGCGAAATCCTCCGGATAACGGGGGAGGACCGCTCCAGCTTCCTGCACGGCATGGTGACCCAGGAAGTGAAGGGCCTGCCCGTGGGCTCGGCCACCTACGCCGCCATGGTCAACGCCAAGGGGGCCATGGTGGCGGACGCCCGCATCCTCAAGCGGGAGGCGGACCTGCTGCTGGATTTGGAGCCCGGCACCGGCGCCAAGGTCCGGGAGTTCCTGGACAAATACCTCATCTCCGAGGACGCGGAGCTGCACGAGGCCACGGGCGAGCTGGCCCTCCTCCGGCTGCTCGGGCCCCGGACGGCCGGGGTGCTGGCCACCCTCCTGGGCGGCGCCTTCGAGCCCCTGGCCCACCATGCCGTCCGGCCGGGCTCGCTCGCCGGGCAGGACGTCTGGCTGGTGGGGAGCACCGCGGTGGAGGCCCATGGGGTGGACGTGTGGGTGTCACGCGCCGGGCTGGAGCCGGTGTGGCGGGCCCTGACGGAGGCCGGCGCCGCGCACGGGCTGAAGCCCCTGGGCTTCGAGGCGCTGGAATTGCTGCGCGTGGAGGCCGGGGTGCCGCGGTACGGGCAGGACATGGTGGACACCACCATCCCCCTGGAGGCGAACCTCGCGGGCGCCATCTCCTACAACAAGGGCTGCTACATCGGCCAGGAGGTCATCGCCCGCGCCACCTTCCGCGGCCACATGAACCGCAAGCTGGCGGGCCTGCTGCTGGGCGACGCGGACGTGGCGCCGGGCACGGAGCTGCGGCGCGGGGAGAAGAAGGTGGGCTGGCTCACCAGCGTGGTGCGCTCGCCGGTGAAGGGCCAGCAGGTGGCGCTGGGCTACGTGCACCGGGACTCGCTGGAGCCGGGCACGGAGCTGACGCTGGCCGGGGGCCCCGCCACCGCGAAGGTGGCCGCCCTCCCCTTCAACGCCTGA
- a CDS encoding cupin domain-containing protein, protein MDVKHLSAFQGFSAEKLQKHNVFQSGRFFLDVYCLAPGQAQKPHRHATSDKVYVVLEGRCRFRVGAEEEVHGPGASILAPSGAEHGVANDGPDSARLLVLMTPPPEHA, encoded by the coding sequence ATGGATGTGAAGCACCTGTCCGCCTTCCAGGGGTTCTCCGCGGAGAAGCTCCAGAAGCACAACGTCTTCCAGTCCGGGCGCTTCTTCCTCGACGTGTACTGCCTCGCGCCCGGGCAGGCCCAGAAGCCGCACCGCCATGCCACCTCCGACAAGGTATATGTCGTCCTCGAAGGCCGCTGCCGCTTCCGCGTCGGCGCCGAGGAAGAGGTGCACGGCCCTGGCGCGTCCATCCTTGCCCCTTCGGGCGCCGAGCATGGCGTCGCCAACGACGGCCCCGACTCCGCCCGCCTTCTCGTCCTGATGACCCCGCCCCCGGAGCACGCATGA
- a CDS encoding thioredoxin domain-containing protein, which produces MSPKSSNKAPSPTAPVRGALALLVLGLAESGLAIFQWMQLLTLRAGGATVCGVSDTVNCETVWNSPFASRLHELFGIPVAGLGLVWGVVAVGLSALYLAWARAGRPVRPAANGLRLVALAGVVSVGVFAVASANAGALCPTCLGTYALVLAFAGVAFFGLPGPVAPAAGEWGPTLKWTVGFAVAAFVAMLLPGRATPKAATPGSLLLPEPVVSEGASKGTPPVPVSLEDFLKGLNADQKQFIADGLAQYRASAPLPAVAPARKLYGPANAPVKIVEWTDSKCPHCKALVEELAALKKRVPEGKMSLEARQFPLDGACNPAIPRRGPDAPSVRCSAARAQICLEPAPDYWELREKLFAAQAFLDTERVLEIASSGSVSRMQLDACMSSSATAAKLQEDSAYAMKHHIGGTPLVVVNGRQAPPSTPLLYALVMAEGNASAPAFDVLPPPRPMPAGGHDDHAGHNH; this is translated from the coding sequence ATGAGTCCGAAGTCCTCCAACAAGGCCCCCTCTCCCACGGCTCCCGTCCGCGGCGCGCTGGCGTTGCTGGTGCTGGGCCTCGCCGAGAGCGGGCTCGCCATCTTCCAGTGGATGCAACTGCTCACCCTGCGCGCCGGCGGCGCCACGGTGTGCGGCGTGTCCGACACGGTGAACTGCGAGACGGTGTGGAACTCGCCCTTCGCCAGCCGCCTCCATGAGCTGTTCGGCATCCCCGTCGCAGGCCTGGGCCTGGTGTGGGGCGTGGTGGCGGTGGGCCTGTCCGCGCTGTACCTCGCGTGGGCGCGCGCGGGCCGTCCGGTGCGTCCGGCGGCCAATGGCTTGAGGCTCGTCGCCCTGGCGGGCGTGGTGTCGGTGGGTGTCTTCGCCGTCGCCAGCGCCAACGCGGGCGCGCTGTGCCCCACGTGCCTGGGCACCTATGCCCTGGTGCTGGCCTTCGCCGGCGTGGCGTTCTTCGGGCTGCCCGGCCCGGTGGCGCCGGCGGCCGGGGAGTGGGGCCCCACGCTGAAGTGGACGGTGGGCTTCGCCGTCGCGGCCTTCGTGGCCATGCTGCTCCCCGGGCGGGCCACGCCCAAGGCGGCCACTCCCGGCTCGCTGCTGCTCCCGGAGCCCGTCGTCAGCGAGGGCGCGTCGAAGGGCACGCCTCCCGTGCCCGTGTCGCTGGAGGACTTCCTCAAGGGGCTGAACGCGGACCAGAAGCAGTTCATCGCGGACGGGCTGGCCCAGTACCGCGCCAGCGCGCCGCTGCCCGCCGTGGCGCCCGCGCGCAAGCTGTACGGGCCGGCGAACGCGCCGGTGAAGATTGTCGAGTGGACGGACAGCAAGTGCCCCCACTGCAAGGCGCTGGTGGAGGAGCTGGCCGCCCTCAAGAAGCGCGTGCCCGAGGGGAAGATGTCGCTGGAGGCCCGCCAGTTCCCGCTGGACGGCGCCTGCAACCCCGCCATTCCGCGCCGCGGCCCGGACGCGCCCAGCGTGCGGTGCAGCGCGGCCCGGGCGCAAATCTGCCTGGAGCCCGCGCCGGACTACTGGGAGCTGCGCGAGAAGCTCTTCGCCGCGCAGGCCTTCCTGGACACGGAGCGGGTGCTGGAGATTGCCTCCTCCGGCTCGGTGTCGCGCATGCAGCTGGACGCGTGCATGTCGAGCTCGGCCACGGCGGCCAAGCTGCAGGAGGACTCCGCCTACGCCATGAAGCACCACATCGGCGGCACGCCGCTGGTGGTCGTCAATGGCCGCCAGGCGCCGCCGTCCACGCCGCTGCTCTACGCGCTGGTGATGGCGGAGGGCAACGCGAGCGCCCCCGCCTTCGACGTGCTGCCTCCTCCGCGCCCCATGCCGGCCGGGGGGCATGACGACCACGCGGGCCACAACCACTGA
- a CDS encoding translation initiation factor, translating to MGKRDKKAEAPTAPAAPFNNPFASLAPKREALPQAPAAPVAAPAAKPEKKGPARAVVRMERKGRGGKEVTVVEHLELPVPQREVWLKALKNSLGCGGVVEDDALMLQGDQRERLPALLEARGVRKVTVG from the coding sequence ATGGGCAAGCGCGACAAGAAGGCCGAGGCGCCCACCGCCCCGGCCGCCCCGTTCAACAACCCGTTCGCCTCGCTGGCCCCCAAGCGCGAGGCGCTGCCCCAGGCGCCCGCCGCGCCCGTGGCCGCGCCCGCCGCGAAGCCCGAGAAGAAGGGCCCCGCGCGCGCCGTGGTGCGCATGGAGCGCAAGGGCCGGGGCGGCAAGGAAGTGACGGTGGTGGAGCACCTGGAGCTGCCCGTGCCCCAGCGCGAGGTGTGGCTCAAGGCGCTGAAGAACTCGCTGGGCTGCGGGGGCGTGGTGGAGGACGACGCGCTGATGCTCCAGGGCGACCAGCGTGAGCGACTGCCGGCGCTGCTGGAAGCTCGCGGCGTGCGCAAGGTGACGGTGGGCTGA
- a CDS encoding isocitrate dehydrogenase (NAD(+)): MANTRTVTIINGDGIGPEVMAATVRVLEALKVPLEFEHKDAGTEVVAKYGTNLPHETVEAVLRSGVALKGPTGTVVGGGLPSANVGLRKRLDLYSSLRPVKSVPSVKTRYENVDLIVVRENTESLYAGLEHIIVPGVVESLKIITEKASTRIARFAFEYARKHARKKVTAVHKANIMKLSDGLFLDCCRKVGREFPEVTYEEVIIDNLCMQLVKDPTRYDVLVTENFYGDILSDLCAGLVGGLGVVPGANIGERTAMFEAVHGTAPDIAGKGIANPTALMMSAVMMLDWLDLREEARRMENAIQKVYSGGQVRTGDLGGSATTREFTDAIIAAL; encoded by the coding sequence ATGGCGAACACCCGTACTGTCACGATCATCAATGGCGATGGCATCGGCCCCGAGGTGATGGCGGCCACCGTGCGCGTCCTCGAGGCGCTCAAGGTGCCTCTCGAGTTCGAGCACAAGGACGCCGGCACCGAGGTGGTGGCCAAGTACGGCACCAACCTCCCTCACGAGACGGTGGAAGCGGTGCTGCGCAGCGGCGTCGCCCTCAAGGGCCCCACGGGCACGGTGGTCGGCGGTGGCCTGCCCTCCGCCAACGTGGGCCTGCGCAAGCGGCTGGACCTGTACTCGTCGCTGCGGCCCGTGAAGAGCGTTCCCAGCGTGAAGACGCGCTACGAGAACGTGGACCTCATCGTGGTGCGAGAGAACACGGAGAGCCTCTACGCCGGCCTGGAGCACATCATCGTCCCGGGCGTGGTGGAGTCGCTGAAAATCATCACCGAGAAGGCCTCCACGCGCATTGCCCGCTTCGCCTTCGAGTACGCCAGGAAGCACGCCCGCAAGAAGGTCACGGCCGTGCACAAGGCCAACATCATGAAGCTGTCGGACGGCCTCTTCCTGGACTGCTGCCGCAAGGTGGGCCGTGAGTTCCCGGAAGTCACCTACGAGGAGGTCATCATCGACAACCTCTGCATGCAGCTCGTCAAGGACCCGACGCGCTACGACGTGCTGGTGACGGAGAACTTCTACGGCGACATCCTCAGCGACCTGTGCGCGGGCCTGGTGGGCGGCCTGGGCGTGGTGCCTGGCGCCAACATCGGCGAGCGCACCGCCATGTTCGAGGCCGTCCACGGCACCGCCCCGGACATCGCGGGCAAGGGCATTGCCAACCCCACCGCGCTGATGATGTCCGCGGTGATGATGCTGGACTGGCTCGACCTGCGCGAGGAAGCCCGCCGCATGGAGAACGCCATTCAAAAGGTCTACAGCGGCGGCCAGGTGCGCACCGGCGACCTGGGCGGCAGCGCCACCACGCGCGAGTTCACCGACGCCATCATCGCCGCGCTGTAA
- a CDS encoding DUF2270 domain-containing protein, which yields MASNERNKNDLLEPPWLSQQAMAQLFRGELSRSDTWRTRLDTTTNWALTTTAAVISFGFATPQSSHVTFLVGIWMVVSFLLIEARRYRYYDLWNRRVRLLEDGWWAPMLRREPLDPDAMRELALEMSRPQIQLSLFSAISTRLNRAYGPILMVLMVTWFVKVYSHPKPPEDFAEFLDRAHVAWLPGPLVMALLVFLTISATYLFVSSFFIRAPMGELRTRPRGRRAALWESFYRPYAIHKRRRPTRRPPPSRPSSSSEH from the coding sequence ATGGCAAGCAACGAGCGCAACAAGAACGACCTGCTGGAGCCGCCCTGGCTGTCGCAGCAGGCCATGGCGCAGCTCTTCCGTGGCGAGCTCAGCCGCTCCGATACGTGGCGCACGCGCCTGGACACCACCACCAACTGGGCGCTGACCACCACCGCGGCGGTCATCTCCTTCGGCTTCGCCACCCCCCAGAGCTCGCACGTCACCTTCCTGGTGGGCATCTGGATGGTGGTGTCGTTCCTCCTCATCGAGGCGCGGCGCTACCGCTACTACGACTTGTGGAACCGCCGCGTCCGGCTGCTGGAAGACGGCTGGTGGGCCCCCATGCTCCGGCGCGAGCCCCTGGACCCGGATGCCATGCGGGAGCTGGCGCTGGAGATGTCCCGACCGCAAATCCAGCTCTCGCTCTTCTCCGCCATCTCCACGCGGCTCAACCGCGCCTACGGCCCCATCCTCATGGTCCTGATGGTGACGTGGTTCGTGAAGGTCTACAGCCACCCGAAGCCGCCAGAGGACTTCGCGGAGTTCCTGGACCGCGCCCACGTGGCCTGGCTGCCCGGCCCCCTGGTGATGGCCCTGCTGGTCTTCCTGACCATCAGCGCCACCTACCTGTTCGTCTCCTCCTTCTTCATCCGCGCCCCCATGGGCGAGCTGCGCACGCGCCCCCGGGGCCGCCGCGCCGCCCTCTGGGAGTCCTTCTACCGGCCCTACGCCATCCACAAGCGCCGCCGGCCCACCCGGCGCCCCCCGCCCTCCCGCCCGTCCTCCTCCTCCGAGCACTGA
- a CDS encoding response regulator yields the protein MASGRAHLSGLKVSAVNPIQALSELLQEERERVARLWAKRLRTETYEVDIPGRDLRAPLRQLLDELVRLLRDRGDDAVRLWSEVVRSHGAYRYSQNFEPEDLTREFKSLEAVLLHVYGRRNGGQIEPEVAELISELVWEADASAQASYARVLKTEEVRFREAAVMESVLNQVDVGILLAEVDGTVSFATPPVSRLMGLPMRAVVGARAANTLSPVLSQVNARHLTGEPFKVADMPFLRALKEKGAVRGVMMVVERPIGGEATLELSATPVWEEEGELAGAIQTFTDRTEAVNKTKALQSAHGELRRLQGRLLQRTRQQALGQLASGAAHALNNFLNVLRLRITLLQREFKAEHLESLDKTVGQIGELVARLQEFNVQRTQEQPTDVPVDQTVREALELARGELEQREHPVHVDLDLGSPGQVRADAGFFRELIVNLLLSARDRMEGGGRLRVTTRASGEPWLTLRIEDEGPPYAVEELTQLFDPLRRDAGAPQLSLYLAVARAQVQRWGGELTAENSSTGAGAAFVVRLPRVHAAVAEAPRTEASRAEVTRPEAPRRFQQTRRVLVVDDDLDNARMMAEVLGEEGYEVQVANSPEVALGIWDRRRFDAALLDAVMPEMSGWELARVLREKTPQALLAIVTGMDVRGQNRANLALVDAVFRKPIDVGALDDFLGQSDGGAGEGGATGETGPGADADPAGTQH from the coding sequence ATGGCGAGCGGGCGTGCACACCTTTCCGGCTTGAAAGTGTCCGCCGTCAATCCCATCCAGGCGCTCTCGGAGCTCCTCCAGGAAGAGCGCGAGCGCGTGGCTCGCTTGTGGGCGAAGCGCCTGCGCACCGAGACGTATGAGGTGGACATCCCGGGCCGCGACTTGCGCGCTCCGCTGCGGCAGCTGCTGGACGAGCTGGTCCGGCTGCTGAGGGACAGGGGGGACGACGCGGTGCGGCTGTGGTCGGAGGTGGTGCGCTCGCACGGCGCCTACCGCTACAGCCAGAACTTCGAGCCCGAGGACCTGACGCGCGAGTTCAAGTCCCTGGAGGCGGTGCTGCTGCACGTGTACGGGCGCCGCAACGGGGGACAGATAGAGCCCGAGGTGGCGGAGCTCATCTCCGAGCTGGTGTGGGAGGCGGACGCGTCCGCGCAGGCCTCCTATGCGCGGGTGCTGAAGACGGAGGAGGTGCGCTTCCGCGAAGCGGCGGTGATGGAGTCGGTGCTCAATCAGGTGGACGTGGGCATCCTGCTCGCGGAGGTGGACGGCACCGTGTCGTTCGCCACGCCGCCGGTGAGCCGGCTGATGGGGCTGCCCATGCGCGCGGTGGTGGGGGCGCGGGCGGCCAACACGCTCAGCCCCGTGCTGTCGCAGGTGAACGCGCGCCACCTGACGGGAGAGCCGTTCAAGGTGGCGGACATGCCCTTCCTGCGCGCACTCAAGGAGAAGGGGGCGGTGCGCGGGGTGATGATGGTGGTGGAGCGCCCCATCGGCGGCGAGGCCACGCTGGAGCTGAGCGCCACGCCCGTGTGGGAGGAGGAGGGCGAGCTGGCCGGCGCCATCCAGACGTTCACCGACCGCACCGAGGCGGTGAACAAGACGAAGGCGCTGCAGAGCGCGCACGGCGAGCTGCGGCGGCTGCAGGGGCGGCTGTTGCAGCGCACCCGCCAGCAGGCGCTGGGGCAGCTGGCCAGCGGCGCGGCGCATGCGCTCAACAACTTCCTCAACGTGCTGCGGCTGCGCATCACCCTCTTGCAACGCGAGTTCAAGGCCGAGCACCTGGAGTCGCTCGACAAGACGGTGGGGCAGATTGGCGAGCTGGTGGCGCGGCTGCAGGAGTTCAACGTGCAGCGCACCCAGGAGCAGCCCACGGACGTGCCCGTGGACCAGACGGTGCGCGAGGCGCTGGAGCTGGCGCGCGGCGAGCTGGAGCAGCGCGAGCACCCGGTCCATGTGGACCTGGACCTCGGGAGCCCGGGGCAGGTGCGGGCGGACGCGGGCTTCTTCCGCGAGCTCATCGTGAACCTGCTGCTGTCGGCGAGAGACCGCATGGAGGGCGGCGGCCGGCTGCGCGTCACCACCCGCGCGAGTGGCGAGCCGTGGCTGACGCTGCGAATCGAGGACGAGGGCCCGCCGTACGCGGTGGAGGAGCTGACGCAGCTGTTCGACCCGCTGCGGCGGGACGCGGGGGCGCCGCAGCTCTCGCTGTACCTGGCCGTGGCGCGCGCGCAGGTGCAGCGCTGGGGTGGCGAGCTGACAGCGGAGAACAGCAGCACGGGGGCGGGGGCGGCCTTCGTGGTGCGGCTGCCGCGCGTGCATGCCGCGGTCGCCGAGGCGCCCCGCACGGAGGCGTCGCGCGCGGAGGTGACTCGGCCGGAGGCGCCCCGGCGCTTCCAGCAGACGCGCCGCGTGCTGGTGGTGGACGACGACCTGGACAACGCGAGGATGATGGCCGAGGTGCTGGGCGAGGAGGGCTACGAGGTGCAGGTGGCCAACAGCCCGGAGGTGGCGCTGGGGATATGGGACCGGCGCCGCTTCGACGCCGCGCTGCTGGATGCCGTCATGCCGGAGATGAGCGGCTGGGAGCTGGCGCGCGTGCTGCGCGAGAAGACGCCCCAGGCCTTGCTGGCCATCGTCACCGGCATGGATGTGCGTGGGCAGAACCGCGCGAACCTGGCGCTGGTGGACGCGGTGTTCCGCAAGCCCATCGACGTGGGCGCGCTGGACGACTTCCTCGGACAGTCGGATGGGGGCGCGGGCGAGGGTGGAGCCACCGGAGAAACGGGCCCGGGGGCGGACGCGGACCCCGCGGGGACTCAGCACTGA
- a CDS encoding NIPSNAP family protein, translated as MPRPPNFAHALLLLTLACAGTPPMPTNPTESCCPIIELRQYTLKPGQRDTLVDLFEREFIEGQEAVGMPIPGQFRDLDRPDRFVWLRGFSDMGSRHQGLTDFYGGPIWKANRETANGTMIDASNVLLLKPCRSDSDFGRHLAARPPVGATALPRSVVIATVYSLEAPVDEAFVRFFEQDVKPALEAAGLLVSGYFQTEYSPNTFARLPVREGEHVFVWLSAAPGPEALQERLSRLTVSPDWSERVEPTLRRRLKSPPELLRLSPGARSRLRE; from the coding sequence ATGCCACGGCCCCCGAACTTCGCACACGCACTCCTGCTGCTCACCCTGGCCTGCGCGGGGACACCTCCCATGCCCACGAACCCCACCGAGTCCTGCTGCCCCATCATCGAGCTCCGGCAGTACACGCTGAAGCCCGGCCAGCGAGACACGCTGGTGGACCTCTTCGAGCGCGAGTTCATCGAAGGCCAGGAGGCCGTCGGCATGCCCATCCCAGGTCAGTTCCGGGACCTCGACCGGCCGGACCGCTTCGTCTGGCTCCGCGGCTTCTCCGACATGGGCTCGCGGCACCAGGGACTCACCGACTTCTACGGAGGCCCCATCTGGAAGGCGAACCGCGAGACGGCGAATGGCACCATGATTGACGCGTCCAACGTGCTGCTGCTCAAGCCCTGCCGCTCCGACTCCGACTTCGGACGGCACCTCGCCGCGCGTCCCCCGGTGGGAGCCACCGCCCTCCCCAGGAGCGTCGTCATCGCCACGGTGTATTCCCTCGAGGCCCCGGTGGATGAAGCCTTCGTGCGCTTCTTCGAGCAGGACGTGAAGCCCGCGCTGGAGGCCGCCGGCCTTCTCGTCTCGGGGTACTTCCAGACGGAGTACAGCCCCAACACCTTCGCCAGGCTGCCCGTCCGGGAAGGCGAGCACGTCTTCGTCTGGCTCTCAGCCGCGCCCGGCCCGGAGGCCCTCCAGGAGCGCCTGTCACGGCTCACCGTCTCCCCGGACTGGAGCGAGCGCGTCGAGCCAACGCTGCGGCGCCGCCTCAAGTCCCCGCCCGAGCTCCTCCGGCTGTCGCCCGGCGCCCGCTCGCGACTGCGGGAGTGA
- a CDS encoding PLP-dependent aminotransferase family protein: protein MKKAPTGILPILSVDRRSPLPLYRQIYEGYREAIVDRRLRAGERLPSTRSLATELGISRIPILGAFEQLLAEGYFESRVGAGTFVAHSLPDEAPLPDARSTSRSTAGRPGRRVLSEASAVLGDGITPEPWHGGWGAFRVSQPAVDHFPFQVWSALLARHSRNPTRSLLTYGDPMGHRPFREALAAYLRTSRAVRCEAEQIMVVSGSQQALELSARVLLDSRSPVWVEEPGYAGAKDVLTLAGARMVPVPVDDEGLDVSAGIERCPNARAVYVTPSHQYPLGGTLSASRRLQLLDWAQRSGAWILEDDYDSEYRYESLPVSALQGLDRDSRVIYIGTFSKVLFPALRIGYMVLPADLVPRFVRVRDAMDIFPPTLFQAALTDFLTEGHFARHLRKMRQLYRERRTTLVESLSKELGDTVRVLGAQAGMHLVAELPKRLRDRPLSERAAKEGIWAMPLSACYLEEASRQGLVLGYGGTEAARIPEAVRRLRKAFRTG, encoded by the coding sequence ATGAAGAAGGCTCCGACGGGCATCCTGCCCATCCTCTCGGTGGACCGCCGCTCGCCCCTGCCGCTGTACCGGCAGATCTACGAGGGCTATCGCGAGGCCATCGTCGACCGCCGGCTGCGCGCGGGAGAGCGGCTGCCGTCGACACGGAGCCTGGCCACGGAGCTGGGCATCTCCCGCATCCCCATCCTGGGTGCGTTCGAGCAGCTCCTGGCCGAGGGCTACTTCGAGAGCCGCGTGGGCGCGGGGACCTTCGTGGCCCACTCGCTCCCCGACGAGGCGCCCCTGCCCGACGCGCGCTCCACCTCGCGGAGCACCGCAGGTCGACCCGGTCGGCGCGTCCTCTCCGAGGCGAGTGCCGTCCTCGGAGACGGAATCACGCCCGAGCCGTGGCACGGAGGCTGGGGCGCGTTCCGCGTGAGTCAGCCCGCGGTGGACCACTTCCCCTTCCAGGTCTGGTCGGCGCTGCTGGCGCGGCACTCGCGAAACCCCACCCGGAGCCTGCTCACCTACGGCGACCCCATGGGCCACCGGCCTTTTCGCGAGGCGCTCGCCGCGTACCTGCGCACGTCGCGCGCTGTGCGGTGCGAGGCGGAGCAGATCATGGTGGTGAGCGGCTCGCAGCAGGCGCTGGAGCTGTCGGCCCGCGTGTTGTTGGACTCGCGCAGCCCGGTCTGGGTGGAAGAGCCGGGCTACGCCGGGGCGAAGGATGTGCTCACCCTGGCGGGCGCCCGGATGGTGCCCGTCCCGGTCGACGACGAGGGGCTGGATGTGAGCGCGGGCATCGAGCGCTGCCCGAATGCGCGGGCCGTGTACGTCACGCCGTCGCACCAGTATCCGCTCGGGGGCACGCTGAGCGCGTCGCGTCGGCTTCAGCTCCTCGACTGGGCTCAGCGGAGCGGGGCGTGGATTCTCGAGGACGACTACGACAGCGAGTACCGCTACGAGAGCCTTCCCGTGTCGGCGCTGCAGGGGCTGGATAGGGACTCGCGCGTCATCTACATCGGGACGTTCAGCAAGGTGCTCTTTCCCGCGCTGCGCATCGGCTACATGGTGCTGCCGGCGGACCTCGTGCCGCGCTTCGTCCGGGTGCGCGACGCGATGGACATCTTCCCGCCGACGCTCTTCCAGGCGGCGCTGACGGACTTCCTCACCGAGGGACACTTCGCGCGCCACCTGCGGAAGATGCGGCAGCTCTATCGCGAGCGGCGGACGACGCTCGTGGAGTCTCTCTCGAAGGAGCTGGGCGACACGGTGCGGGTGCTCGGTGCGCAGGCGGGAATGCACCTGGTGGCGGAGCTGCCGAAGCGGCTCAGGGACAGGCCGCTTTCAGAGCGCGCCGCGAAGGAGGGCATCTGGGCCATGCCGCTGTCCGCCTGCTACCTGGAGGAGGCGTCACGACAGGGACTCGTCCTGGGGTACGGAGGGACGGAGGCCGCGCGCATCCCGGAAGCGGTGAGACGGCTTCGCAAGGCCTTCCGCACGGGGTGA
- a CDS encoding tetratricopeptide repeat protein: MSSPHELERVRRKVEAGDVLGDAELELLRAEARRTPGPSPRLAVAHALINAGAEREALPLLETLRRDFPRDVPVRLGLARALLGLERHGDAEALLREVQAQEPSDPEVLKVLAVLGLRRGEADKARAYIKEALSRDPFDDEARLLKEELESADLPPPPTPQEQVLRPEFTAALAAALGRARVAFRRQGKDLLVKLASGGVGRVDVGSLYAAWCEVSGTEGLTAYVDALAARLGGLSSGLSAEGAALESRLRPVLRPAGFVARAVGALHRPGPAGLEVFYVLEDADFVRYLPESALAPAGLSAEAVDAAAWRNLEAGPTLVRPVVIDQGEVRLAETFSGLWAVAEGDGHDGARLLTASQRRRLVEEAGDAPLCVALGRRELALVCRESDAAAREALERLVPALDGIPGVFRLTAEGLSVA, translated from the coding sequence GTGAGCTCCCCCCATGAACTGGAGCGCGTCCGCCGGAAGGTGGAGGCGGGAGATGTCCTCGGCGACGCGGAGCTGGAATTGCTGCGCGCGGAGGCCCGGCGGACTCCGGGCCCCTCGCCGAGGCTGGCGGTGGCCCATGCGCTCATCAACGCGGGCGCCGAGCGCGAGGCCCTGCCGCTGCTGGAGACGCTCCGCCGCGACTTCCCCCGGGACGTGCCGGTGCGCCTGGGGCTGGCGCGCGCGCTCCTCGGCCTGGAGCGCCACGGCGACGCGGAGGCGCTGCTGCGCGAGGTGCAGGCGCAGGAGCCAAGCGACCCGGAGGTCCTCAAGGTGCTCGCGGTGCTGGGCCTGCGGCGCGGCGAAGCCGACAAGGCCCGCGCGTATATAAAGGAGGCGCTCTCCAGGGACCCCTTCGACGACGAGGCGCGGCTGCTGAAGGAGGAGCTGGAGTCCGCCGACCTCCCACCTCCGCCTACTCCCCAGGAGCAGGTGCTGCGCCCGGAGTTCACCGCCGCGCTGGCGGCGGCGCTGGGCCGGGCCCGGGTCGCCTTCCGGCGGCAGGGGAAGGACCTGCTGGTGAAGCTCGCCTCGGGCGGGGTGGGGCGCGTGGACGTGGGCTCGCTGTACGCGGCGTGGTGTGAGGTCTCGGGCACGGAGGGCCTCACCGCGTACGTGGACGCGTTGGCGGCACGGCTGGGAGGACTGTCCTCGGGCCTGAGCGCGGAGGGCGCGGCGCTGGAGTCACGGCTGCGCCCGGTGCTGCGGCCCGCGGGCTTTGTCGCCCGGGCGGTGGGCGCGCTGCACCGTCCAGGCCCCGCGGGCCTGGAGGTCTTCTACGTGCTGGAGGACGCAGACTTCGTGCGCTACCTGCCGGAGTCCGCACTGGCTCCCGCCGGGCTGTCCGCGGAGGCGGTGGACGCGGCGGCGTGGCGCAACCTGGAGGCGGGCCCCACGCTGGTGCGGCCTGTCGTCATCGACCAGGGGGAGGTCCGGCTGGCGGAGACCTTCTCCGGACTGTGGGCGGTGGCGGAGGGCGACGGCCACGACGGAGCGCGCCTGCTCACCGCGTCGCAGCGGCGCCGGTTGGTGGAGGAAGCGGGCGATGCGCCGCTGTGTGTGGCGCTGGGCCGGAGGGAGCTGGCGCTCGTGTGCCGCGAGTCGGACGCGGCCGCGCGCGAGGCGCTGGAGCGGCTGGTGCCCGCGCTGGATGGGATTCCCGGCGTCTTCCGCCTCACCGCCGAGGGCCTCTCCGTCGCGTGA